CATAGTTTTTAAATAATTCAAGTTGAAGCTCAATGGGTTGACTTAAAAACCTTTCAAGCTTTTCCTTATTGATTTTACTATTTTGCATCTGAGAGACTCCTTTTGTTTGTTTTTTTTATTTTTTAATAATTTAATTTGGGGTCTCTCCTTTTAATTTTCAACTAAGTTTTAATATACACCTTGTGAAAAATGCCTGAAAACTATTATCAATACTAAAGTAATATAAGTAAAGCTCGATAATATCAATAATTGTGAGATTCTTGATCCAATTATTAGGAGGATTTAAAAAATGCGAGCTGAGATTTTGGAAGAAAAAATGTATATGGATAAAAACGTACTAAATAACCGGTTAGACCCATTCATCTTGCAAACAGCAGTATACGAAATAAGCGAAGCGGTCGATTCATCAGAAAATCTTGATGACCTTTATAAATCAGTCCATCAGATTATCAGTAAAATAATGAAAGCTGATAACTTCTACATCGCAGCTTATTTCAGGGAAGAAGAGAAAATTAGTTTTCCATACTTCGTTGATGAGGAAGAAATATTTGAAGCTCATCATGAAAAATTTCCCGTGGGTAGAGGGCTTACTGCCTACGTAATTCGAAATGGTCGTTCACTTTTATGCGATGCAAAAAAACATCATGAATTAATAGAGACTGGTGAAGTAGAGATGCTTGGACCTCCATCTCAAATTTGGCTTGGAATCCCTTTGAAAATCGGTTCTGAGATCATTGGTGTTATGGCTGTGCAGGATTATCATGATTCAAGCACTTATGGTCTGCAGGAAAAAAAGATGCTCAAATATGTATCATCGCAAGTTGCAAAAGCTATCTACAAAAAAAGAGCTGAGGAAAAAATTCTCAATTCGGAACTTAAGTATCGCAAGCTTTTTGAATCTGCTAATGATGCAATATTTTTAATGACTGGTGATACTTTTATTGATTGCAATGCAAAAACAGAGGAGATTTTTGGATGCACCCGTGAACAGATTTTACAGAGAAAACCGTATGAATTTTCACCATTGGTTCAGCCCGATGGTCGTTTTTCAAAAGATAAAGCTCTTGAGAAAATTTCTAAAGCTTTTGCCGGTGAGCCGCAGTCTTTTGAATGGAAACATGTAAAACTCGATGGAACTCCTTTCTTTGCAGAAGTAAGTTTAAATCATATTGTGATTGACGAAAAAGATATGCTTCAAGCAATCGTACGAGATATTTCAGAGCGAAAAACCGCTGAAGAAGAATTGAGGCTGTCCGAGCTTAAGTATCGTGACATATTCACTCATGCACCTGTAGGCATATATCAATCCGATAAAAATGGGAATATTATCTCTGCAAATCTCATGCTGGCGAAAATGCTGGGATACAGTTCAGTTGAAGAATTAATCAAAATTAACATGAACGACATATATTTAAGCAGTGAGGAGAGGCTGGAATTTATCAGGCAATATGAACCTTTAGGTTCAGCTGCACTACTTGAAGTTAGGTGGAAGAAAAAAAATGGGGAAGTGATCTGGATTCAAATGAATGCTCATGCTGTAAAAGATGACAATTCAAAAACTCTCTACTTTGAAGGATTCGTTTACGATATCAACGACAAAAAAGAATTTGAAAGAAGAATAATTTATGAAAAGGAAAAGGCTCAGGAGGCGAATCGATTAAAAAGCGGATTCCTGGCAACCATGTCACACGAAATCAGAACTCCGCTCAATGCAATAATCGGATATACTGATGTTTTGAGATCGCATTTTTATGAATCAACAAATGAAGAAGTTCGTCTTTCATTTGACCTGATTGAAAAGGGTGGATTGCGGCTAATTGATACGATCACAAATATTTTGGACATCTCAAGATTGCAAGCTGGTGATTTTCCAATAGAGTATAAGAAATTCTCTTTCAATGAATTATTAGCTTCAACTTGCAACTCGATTAATAAAGAAACTGAATTAATTGACCTGAAGCTTATTACCGAAATTCCAGATGAAGATCTGCTTGTTTATGCAGATAATTATTGTTTAGATTCTGCTGTGATGAAAATTCTCGATAATGCAGTTAAGTACAGCAAGTCAGGTGATATTAAAGTATCACTTAAGAAAGATAATGACTATGCAGTCTGTACAATTGCAGATCAGGGTGTCGGAATGACAGAAGAATATCAGAAACATTTATATGAGACGTTCAGTCAAGAAGATGTCGGTTACAGTCGTTCTTATGAAGGTACAGGTCTGGGATTGGCAATCACTAAAAGATTCATTGATTTAAACAAAGGAAAAATACAAATTAAAAGTCAAAAGGGAGTTGGAACTGAAGTTACACTGAGCATTCCACTCTTGAAAAAAACATAGGATAGAAACGAATGACAGAAACAAAGAATACAGCACCAACGATTTTGTACGTTGAAGATATGAAAGATGCCTTTATGCTCGTAAACATCTATCTAAGGTCTGGTTTTGATGTGCTTTGGGCTAAAAACCCTAAGGAAGCAGATCAAATTCTTGAAAAGATGGACATAAACTTGATATTGATGGATATCTCACTTCAAGAAAAAAATGATGGCTTTGAATTAGCTCAAAAGATAAAAGTTTCTGATAAGTTTAAATCTATTCCTATCATTGCCTTGACTGCATTCGCTCTGAAAGGTGATAAAGAAAGATTTATTGAAGGCGGATTGGATGATTATATTTCAAAACCAATCAAAAAAGATAGTCTATTAGATACGATCAACAAACATATTATTACTTGATATTTAAAGAGTTATATTAAATTGAAATTATATTTTCAGAAGTTATTTGCTGTACACACTGGATTTGAAGGTATCATTATTTCAGTGAAAGCTTTTATTCATAATCCCCATTCGTAAGGAGTAGAATAGAGAATGAATAAAGAAAAAAAAGATACAAATAAGAATCATATAGAGTCTGCCTCCATTCTGGAGGCAACACTTGAATCGATAAAAGATGGAATCTTAGTAATTGATCTTGAAGGCAAAGTAACAAAGTCAAATAAGAATTTTTTAAGAATGTGGGGCATCCCGCAGGAGCTTTTTGATACCAACGACGATTCAAAGTTATTGGAATTTGTCTTAGAGCAGTTGAAAGATCCGGATGTATTTATTAGTAAAGTGCGTCACTTATATGCAAATCCTGAAGAAGAAAGTTTTGATATACTTGAATTCAAAGATGGCAGGATCTTCGAGCGTTTCTCGAGACCGCATTACATCCATGATAAAGTGATTGGCAGAGTTTGGAGTTTCAGAGATGTTACTATAAGGTTCATAGCTGAGGAAAAATCAAAACTTTTTGAAAAAGCAATAAAAAGCGTGAGCGATGGAGTTTTCATTGTAAATATGAATTTCGATATGGTTTATGCTAATCCTGCAGCATTGGCTCTTTATGGTTATAGTGAAGAGGAAATGCACGGTAAAAATCTCCGAATGTTCTGGTCAGAAAAAAATACAAAAACTACCTTCCGGGATTTGGTGAGGGAAACCTTAAAAGGAAATTTCAAAGGTGAATTATTCTCTAAGCGAAAGGATGGTACAGATGTTCCAGTTGTACTCTCAACTTCATTTTTGAAGGATGAATATGAGAAACCATTGGCTTTGATTGGTGTTCTAAGGGACATCACTGCAAGACGAAGGATGGAAATATTGAATAATGCACTATATCGGATATCAGATTCTGTGCATGCAACCTTAAATCTTAACGAGTTATTCGAACGTATTCACATTATTGTGAAAGATCTAATGCTGGCAAATAATTTTTACATTGCCTTGTATGATGATTCCACAAACATGATCAGTTTCCCATATTTTGTTGATGAATTCGATCCGCCTCAGCCGCCAAAAAAATTCGGTAGAGGTTGTACAGAATATGTTTTAAGAACAGGTCAAGCAGTGATCGTTGACAAGGAACTCTCTGATAAACTGAACGAATCAGGAGAGGTTAATGTTGTCGGTTCTCCGTCAGAAGTCTGGCTTGGTGTTCCACTAAAAATTGCCGGAAAAACAATCGGGGTAATGGTTGTTCAAGATTATCATGATGAATATGCATATGGAGAAAACGATAAAGAAGTTTTAACATTTGTATCCGAACAAGTTGCGTCTGCAATTGAAAAGAAAAAAAATGAAGATGAATTAAAGCGTTACACCGCTGAACTTCAAAAAAGTAATGATTTAATGGAACAGCGAGCAAATGAACTGAAGGATTTGAATGAACAATTGATGGAGTCTGAACAGCGACTTATAGATTTAAATCAGAAGAAAGATAAATTCTTCTCTATTGTTTCACATGATCTCAAAAGTCCATTTAATTCGCTTCTTGGCTTCTCCGGACAATTGTATGAACATATGGATGATTTTTCTGATGAAGAAAAAAAAGAATATATTGGTTACATTAATAATTCATCGAAACATTTATTTAACTTAGTTCAAAACCTGCTGAGCTGGGCTTTAATTCAGAGAGGTAAAGAAAAATTCGAGCCGGAAGTTTATAATCTTAAAGATTTTAGTGAACAAATCATCAGCGTTATACGTGGAAATGCCGTTAAGAAAAATATTTCATTAAGAAGTGAAATCGATCCAGAACATGATGTTTACGCTGATGATGATATGCTAACGTCGATTTTGCAGAATTTAATCTCCAATGCAATTAAATTCACAAACATTGGCGGAAATATAATTGTATCAAGCAGCTTGAAAGATGACATGGTTTACATTTCGATTAAAGACGATGGTGTCGGAATGGATGAAGCTGCCTTACAAAAGATTTTTCAGATTGAAACGAAGCATTCAACTGCTGGTACTGCAGATGAACATGGAACAGGACTTGGACTAATTTTAGTAAAAGAGTTAGTGGAAAAGAATTCAGGTAACATTTGGGTCGAAAGTGAAATTGGAGTTGGGACTAAATTTACATTCACACTTCCAAAATTAAAAAGTTAAGCACACACTAGTTGGAATCATTCCGGATTGATGGCAGTGATTCTCATTTATTGTACAAAAACTCCGTACTCGTCGTCACGTTTTTTTAAATCGGGGTTGATAAATTCAACGCTTTAGAAAAAAAATCTGTATATTAACATTTAATTGTGAGTATTAAGTTTTCAATTAAAATTTCAGCCGCCATTTGCTGAACCTCCTACATCAGTGAGAGCGAAGAAATTCGCTTGAAGAAAACATTTGGCGGCTGGCTTTACACTCATCTAGTAGTCAACTTATACAACTCTACTGATTTATTCCTTTCAAGATTTCTCGTATTTTTTTTATTATTTTAAGTTTTTCTTGCATCACAACTGAAGGTTGACTAATGGAAGTTTGTGGCAAAAATAGTTTGATAATTTGAAATATTTAGTTATTATTGTACTGACCAGTCAGTCAGATTTATGAAAATATTAATAGAAAATCTCAATATTGCTATTCCAATCCTTTATTTCATAGTTTTCATTCTCTATTTCTCCAACTTTTGGAAGCCAAGAAAAAGTCTCGCTAGATTAAAACGAATTATCCTTTTTCTAACCTTGCTCATTCATTTTTTCTATTTATTTGCCAGAACAATTGAATTTGATCATGTCCCAATCACGAACATTTTCGAAATTTTTACATTGCTGGCATTTGCCATTACACTTTCCTATTACATTCTTGAACTCATTACAGAAGTTCGGAATACTGGGATGTTCATTCTCTTCATACCAATGGTTTTTCAAATAATATCATCACTGAAAATTGTTGATTTACTAAACGTGCAAGAGATATTACGAAGTCCTTTTTTAGGAGTTCACGTTTTCACCGCTCTGGCCGGATACGCTGGTATAACGTTTTCAGCAATCTATGGCGGATTATATTTGATGCTTTATAAACAAATCAAAATGCACCGATTCGGTTTGTTGTACCAAAGACTTCCGAATCTCGAGTTGCTTGAATCATTAAACTATACTTCAGCATTGATAGGCTTTACAATGCTTTCGACTGCGATCGTTATTGGAATTATTTGGATGCCACAAGCATTTACAAATCCATCCTATTTCGATCCTAAATTAATTGCAACGATCTTTATTTGGATACTTTATGCTCTCGGAATTACAACTAAGATATTTGCCAAATGGCGCGGGAAAAGAATAATTTATCTTTCGCTTGCTGGTTTTGTCGTCGCATTGTTTTCTATGACTCTGCTGAATTTGCTGTTCACTGGATTTCATAAATTTCATTAATGGATCGAAGAGACAAATAGAAGCACGATGAATTTAATTTCAGTTACTATTAATCACAAAACGGCTCCGATAGAATTAAGAGAGGCATTATATTTATCTGAAATTGAGATAAGAAAAATTCTAAATCAAATAAAAGAAACCCTCCTCAAAGAAGTTTGTATTTTATCCACTTGTAATCGCACTGAAATTTATGGAGTACCGTCAAATCATTCGATTACTTACCGCGAAGTTCAGGAATTCATTCTAACTCAAAAACCTGTTACAAAAATAAAATCTGATAATTTTTTGAATTACTATTCTTGCGGAGCAGCAAACCATCTTTTTCGTGTTTCTTCCGGAATCGATTCATTGGTTATCGGAGATCAGCAAATTCTCGGTCAAGTAAAAGATGCATATAATATTGCTGTTGAGGAAAATTGTGTAGGTACGTTTCTTCAGAAGACCTTTCAATCTGCCTTAAAACTTGGAAAGAGGATTAAAACGGAAACAGATTTATTCGAGGGACCTACTTCAGTCAGTTCCGCGGCTGTGCAGCTTGCGGGCAAAATATTTTCCGATTTAAAGAAGAAGTCAGTGCTCGTTATCGGTGCCGGCGAAACGGGAAAACTGACAATCCAAAATCTCATTCAGAAAAATGTTACTAATCTTACCATTTCGAATCGAACTTTTTCCAGAGCAGAAAAACTTGCTGCAAAGTACAATGCCAAAGTTTTGCCTTTCGATAACTTGAAAGAACGACTGAATGAATACGACATAATCATTTCTGCAACAAGCTCGAATTCGATTCTCATTAATCGAGATGAAATGAGTGCTGCGATGCGAAAGAGGAAGTTCGAACCGGTTTGCATTATGGATATCGCAATTCCACGGGACTTCGATCCAAATGTAAAAGACATTGAAAATATTTTCTACAATGATATCGATTCGCTTCAAACGATGGTTAATTTGAGTCTTGAAGGTAAAAAAGCCCTTCTTCCCGCAATCCAGAAAATTATAATGGAAGAACTTATAGAATTGTTTTCTTGGCACAATTCACTTCAAATCTCCCCATTATTGAAATCAATGAGGGAACAATTTGAATCTGTTCGTTCTCAGGAATTTGATGCTTTCAAAAATAAATTTGCATCAAACGAAGTAGAAAATCTTGAACTCCTTACTAAAAGAATCGTAAAAAAGCTGCTTCACAATCCAACAGTATATTTACGAAAATCTGCTGACCAAGTAGATACACAAGGAGAGCTGCAATTGAAAATTAAGATTCTGAAAGACATGTTCAATTTGAATTCGAAAGGGAATGAAAGTGAGTAGAACGTTTATTCTTGGAACACGCGGAAGCGAGCTTGCACTCTGGCAGGCAGAATATATAAAATCTCTCCTCGAAAAGCGTGTAAAGAATATATCAATCGAATTGAAGATCATCAAAACAAAAGGAGATAAAATTCTTGACGTAGCTCTTTCAAAAATTGGCGATAAAGGTCTTTTTACGAAAGAACTTGAAAACAAATTATTGAATGGTGAAATAGATTTTGCAGTACATAGTCTTAAAGATATGGAGACGAAGCTTGATAAGAATTTAATTTTAGCCGCAATCACAAAGCGGCACAAAGTCAATGATGTAATTATTTCAAAAAGAAAAAATTTAACTATAAATAAAATTCCTTTGCGTGGAAAAGTTGCGACTGGTTCGTTAAGAAGAACTGCACAGCTTCTTCATCTAAGGCCGGATATACAAATATTTGATTTGCGCGGAAACGTTCCAACTCGAATTCAAAAATATTTGAGCTCAAATTGGGATGCGATTATTCTTGCATCAGCCGGCGTTGAGAGATTAAATTTTGAGGAAAACATATCTTCAACTATTCCGAAAAATCAAATGCTGCCGGCAGTTGGACAAGGAGCTATTGCAGTAGAGTGCAGAAAAGCAGATCTCGAACTGATTGATTGTTTAAAAAGAATTAATCATGTGAAAACGGAAGTTGCGATTCGGGCTGAACGTGCCTTCCTGAAAAAACTTGAAGGTGGTTGCCAAGTGCCTATCGCAGCTTATGGATATGTTGAGTCAAATAAACTCACATTGATCGGTAGAATTTTATCATTAGATGGTTCAATAAGTTTCGAGCAAAGTGTTGATGGCTCCGTCGAAATTCCTGAAGTTCTTGGCGAAAAGCTTGCGCGGAATCTTTTAGCAGCTGGTGCTGGTAAAGTTTTGGCTGAGATTAAAAAGCAATCGAAAAAATGATCAGCTCAAGATCACATATAAGTGCAAAGCAAAGCAAGCGTGAGTTAATTCTTGAGATTGCTGCGCCTCTTTTTTCTGCACACGATTTTCATGAAGTGAATATGGAACTCGTTGCAAAAAATGCAGAAATAGCTAAAGGAACTATCTACAATTATTTCAAATCAAAAGAAGAACTCTATTTCGCAATCATTGAAACCAGGTTATCCAAACTCATCAGTGAACTGCAGAAGAAGATTGATCAACAAATTTCTGTGTTGGAAGATTTGAAAGGATTCATTCTGCATGTCTTTATGTTTATGATGAAATATCAAAACTTTTTCTTGATTTTTCAGCGGACGAGATTGAAGACACAATCGACTAATCACTCAGAAATCGAAGAGAAAATGTCTCTCTTAAAACTGATGCTTTCAAATATTCTTACAGAAGGAATTGAAAGAAAAGTTTTTCGTGAAGTTGATCCCTGTCTGACTTCCGATATTATACTTGGAATTATCTATTCAACAGTTCAGAGGAATATTGGAAAGAATCATCATGATGATTTAATTGAAGCAGAAAGAAATTACCTTTTTGATTTTATTAAAGATGGTATACTCACACCATACATAATAGAAAAGCAATTAGATGGTAAAACCATTTTACTTACCCGAACTCTCAGTCAGTCAGATGAATCTTCCTTATTATTTACCTCAGCTGGTGCAAAGGTTATAGTTCTTCCCACGTTAAAAATTGTTCCACCAAGTTCATGGAAGAAGTGTGATGATGCTATAAAAGATATTTTGGAATTTGATTCAATTATTTTTTCGAGTGTAAATGCTGTTCGATGGTTTTTAAAAAGATTAGAATATCATGAACTGAAATTAGATCTCAGTGCTTATGATGTTATAGCTGTCGGGCCTAAAACTGAAGCCGAATGTAAGACGCAAGGTATTCATGTTAGTTTTGTTCCGAAAGAATTTAGTTCTATTGGAGTTATAAATGAAATCAAGGGACAAAATATTATCGGGAAGAGATTTTTAATTCCCCACTCTGAAATCGGACGTCCTGAACTGGTTGATGAGTTAACAAAACTTGGAGCACTCCCAGTCAGCGTACCTGTCTACGATGTAGTTGTGCCCGAACCAAACGAGATTGAAGATTCAATATCACAATTAAAGGTAAATACTATAGATCTATATGTTTTCACTAGTCCATCAACTTTCGTGAATTATCTAGAAATATTCAAAATCAAAAATGCAGTTGAATATTTTAAGAATGAAATCATTGCTGCGATTGGACCGACGACAAAAAAAGCGATCGAGAATTATGGAGTGCAAGTTAAGATTGTTCCGGATAATCATACAATCCAAGGACTTGTAGATTCTGTTGTGAATTATTTTAAGAAAGAAAATTAGATGATAAAAAACGATTTGATAATTAGAGCATGCAAAAGAGAGAAGACTGAGCGAACACCAATTTGGGTAATGCGTCAAGCAGGCCGCTATTTACCTGAATATCGTGCAATAAGAGATAAAGTTAGCTTCCTCGATTTATGTAAATCTCCTGAACTTGCCGCTGAAGTTACAATTCAGCCAGTTGACATTATAGGTGTTGATGCAGCTATCATTTTTTCGGATATACTTGTAATTCCAGAAGCGATGGGGATGAAATTAAGCATTGAAGAAGGAACCGGACCTGTGTTTTCAAAGCCAATCCGTACTGAAGCGGATGCAAATACTTTAATGAAAATTGATCCATCGGATAAATTGAAGTACGTTCTTGATGCAGTCTCTTTAACAAAGCGTGAATTAAATGGAAGAGTCCCTATCATTGGATTTTCAGGCTCACCGTTTACCCTACTAACTTACATGGTTGAAGGAAAGGGTTCAAAATCATTCTCTAATATTAAGAGATTTATTTTTCAGCAGTCAACTGCTGCTCATAAAACATTAGACTTCTTATCGGATAATATCATTGATTATTTATCAGCCAAGATTTCAGCAGGCGCAGACCTTGTTCAAATTTTTGACACTTGGGGTGGAATTTTATCACCTCATCATTATGAAGAATTCTCGCTGAGATATATGGAGAAAATTGTTAATGAATTAAAAGTAAAAACAGACAAACCGGTCATATTGTTTTCGAAAGGGATTGGACCATCGTATGAAAAGCTGATTAATACTCAAGCTGATGTGATTGGCTTCGATTGGACAATCGAATTTTCAAGTGTTGTTAATAAAGTTGCGGGAAAGAAAGCGATTCAAGGGAATCTGGATCCAACCGTGCTATACGCTTCAGAGAAGACAATTTCAGAAGAAGCAGATAAAATATTAAATGCCGTTGGTAGTACTGGACATATATTCAATCTTGGACATGGAATTCATCCGGATACTGAACCAGCTAAGTTAAAATTTCTTGTCAATTATGTTAAAGAGAAAAGTAAAAGGTTATAGTATTTGGTAATATCATTTTTTAATAGAACACAGATGACACAGATTAAACTGATTTAGACGGCTGGCAAATGAATATTAATCTTGACATACTCAAAAAATATGATGTGCCGGGCCCGAGATACACAAGTTATCCAACTGCACCGCAGTTCAATGAAAGTTTTACTCATCGATATTTTGTTGATGAAATAATTGCTTCCAATAATGAAAAGACTCCTCCAGATTTGTCTTTGTATTTTCATATTCCTTTTTGTGATACGCTGTGTTATTTCTGCGGATGCAATATGCTTATTACACATGATAGAAAAAGAGTTAGTACATATATAGGTTATTTAAAAAAAGAGATCGATTTAGTTAATAAATATTTGAAAACCGGCAGGAGCGTCGCTCAGCTGCATTGGGGCGGAGGTACACCGACGCATTTAACTCCTGCAGAAATAAATACTTTAATCTCCTATATAAATCATTCTTTTCAAATTGAATCAAACTCAGAAAATGGATGTGAGATCGATCCGCGAGGATTATCGAAAGAACATCTCTCAGCACTTCGTTCAGGAGGATTTAACCGCATCAGTATGGGGGTTCAAGATTTTGATGAAGAAGTACAAAAAGCGGTCAATAGAATTCAGCCAGAGAAAATGACAAAACAGGTTGTAGGGTGGGTGCGAGAATTAAATTTTCAAAGCATTAATCTTGATTTAATGTATGGGCTTCCGTTTCAAAAAATAAAATCGTTCGAAAAAACTCTCGATGCTACGATTGAAATTGCACCTGACAGAATTGCTGTATTTAACTACGCTCATGTTCCATGGATGAAGAAACATCAAGCATTGATTAATCCTAATGATCTTCCGACTCCGAATGAAAAGTTGGAAATACTCAAATTGACTGTTGAAAAATTAACCAATGCTAGGTACATCTTCATCGGGATGGATCATTTCGCCAAATCAGAAGATGAAATGGCAGTCGCTTTACATGAAAAAAAGATGTATCGGAATTTTCAAGGTTACAGCACTAATTCTGGATGTGACATTTACGCTTTTGGCGTAACGGCCATTAGTCAACTTGAAAATGTTTATGCTCAAAATTGGAAATCTGAAAAAGATTATTTTAGTGCTATCGATAAAAATCAACTTCCAACTTGGAAAGGCTATCGATTGAGCAAAGATGATCTAATTCGAAGAACTGTCATAATGAAATTAATGTGTGACTTCGAACTGAATATTCCAAAAGTCAATGATGAGCTGCAAATTAATTTTAACGAATATTTTAGTTTTGGCTTGGAGAATCTTAAGAAGATGTGTGAAGATGGTTTGGTAGAAATCAAAAATGACTCAATCAAGGTTTCGGAAATGGGCAGACTCCTGATAAGAAATATTGCGATGAATTTTGATGGATTCATTGAGCGCAAAGAAGATAACGCAAGATATTCGAGGACAGTATAACTATGAACGAAAAAACTGCAATAATACTTTTTAATCTTGGCGGTCCCAATAATTTGGAATCTGTGCAGCCATTCCTTGAAAATCTTTTTAGAGATCCTGATATATTTAAAATTCCTTTATTTCAAGGATTAATTGCAAAAGTAATCTCTATGGCTCGCGCCCCTAAAGTTAAAAAGGAATATGATATTATTGGAGGGAGTTCTCCCATCAACTATTGGACTGAACGACAGAGAAAATTATTGGAGAAATCCTTACAAGAAGGTTTTGACAATATTGAAGTGTTCACCGCAATGCGGTATTGGCATCCATTGATAAAAGATGTAGCAAATGAGATTTCAAAAAAATACTATAAAAGAGTTATTCTTCTGCCTCTTTATCCGCAGTATTCATTTTCGACAACAAATTCCGCCTACAGGGAATGGAAAAGGGTTTTTACATCTTCACAAATTGAAGAAGTCTTTATAAAAAACTTTAATACAAATAAATTTTACATCAACGCTGTAAATCAAAGAATAGATGAAACACTCCAGAAATTTCCGAAAGAAATTCAAAAGGATGTTCAGCTTCTCTTCAGTGCGCATGGTCTCCCAGAAAGTTTTGTAAAAAAAGGAGATCCTTATCCATCACAAATTAGGGAAACAATTAAGCTTGTAATGGAGGCACGGGAACATTCTCATGAATTTCATTTATGTTATCAAAGTAAAGTTGGACCTGTCAAATGGCTGAAGCCTTCGACTGAAAATACAATTCAAACTGTAATTGAATCCGGTAAGAAAAATCTTCTAATTGTTCCAATAAGCTTTGTATGTGATCATGTTGAAACTCTTTATGAACTCGATATCGAGTATAGGCATATCGCCGAACAGTTAAGCGTTGAAAAATATGTTGTAATGGAAGGTCTGAACGACTCGGAACTTTTCATTCTTGCACTAAAGGAGGAAATTTGCGAAAGGTTGTAATCGTCGGTGCAGGAATAACCGGATTAACCACAGCGTATTGGCTCAGGAGACGCAGTGTTGATGTTACAGTACTGGAAAAAGAATCTTTTGTAGGTGGGAATATTCAAACTCTGAAAAATGGTGGGACATTATTTGACTCAGGACCGAATTCCGGATTAGAAACAACACCACTTATTTCGCAACTCGTGGATGAATTAGATTTAAAAGATGAATTTTGTTATGCTGATGCTTCCGCTAATAAAAGGTACATTCTGCGGAATGAAAAATTGCATCCGCTCCCGATGGATCCAAAAAGTTTTGTCAAGTCAAGATTATTTTCAACTAAAGGAAAACTTCGTTTACTTCTTGAGCCATTGATAGGTAAATCCGAAGATGGTTATTATCAAAGCATCGCA
The genomic region above belongs to Ignavibacteria bacterium and contains:
- the hemC gene encoding hydroxymethylbilane synthase, yielding MKVSRTFILGTRGSELALWQAEYIKSLLEKRVKNISIELKIIKTKGDKILDVALSKIGDKGLFTKELENKLLNGEIDFAVHSLKDMETKLDKNLILAAITKRHKVNDVIISKRKNLTINKIPLRGKVATGSLRRTAQLLHLRPDIQIFDLRGNVPTRIQKYLSSNWDAIILASAGVERLNFEENISSTIPKNQMLPAVGQGAIAVECRKADLELIDCLKRINHVKTEVAIRAERAFLKKLEGGCQVPIAAYGYVESNKLTLIGRILSLDGSISFEQSVDGSVEIPEVLGEKLARNLLAAGAGKVLAEIKKQSKK
- a CDS encoding TetR family transcriptional regulator, whose amino-acid sequence is MISSRSHISAKQSKRELILEIAAPLFSAHDFHEVNMELVAKNAEIAKGTIYNYFKSKEELYFAIIETRLSKLISELQKKIDQQISVLEDLKGFILHVFMFMMKYQNFFLIFQRTRLKTQSTNHSEIEEKMSLLKLMLSNILTEGIERKVFREVDPCLTSDIILGIIYSTVQRNIGKNHHDDLIEAERNYLFDFIKDGILTPYIIEKQLDGKTILLTRTLSQSDESSLLFTSAGAKVIVLPTLKIVPPSSWKKCDDAIKDILEFDSIIFSSVNAVRWFLKRLEYHELKLDLSAYDVIAVGPKTEAECKTQGIHVSFVPKEFSSIGVINEIKGQNIIGKRFLIPHSEIGRPELVDELTKLGALPVSVPVYDVVVPEPNEIEDSISQLKVNTIDLYVFTSPSTFVNYLEIFKIKNAVEYFKNEIIAAIGPTTKKAIENYGVQVKIVPDNHTIQGLVDSVVNYFKKEN
- a CDS encoding uroporphyrinogen decarboxylase — its product is MIKNDLIIRACKREKTERTPIWVMRQAGRYLPEYRAIRDKVSFLDLCKSPELAAEVTIQPVDIIGVDAAIIFSDILVIPEAMGMKLSIEEGTGPVFSKPIRTEADANTLMKIDPSDKLKYVLDAVSLTKRELNGRVPIIGFSGSPFTLLTYMVEGKGSKSFSNIKRFIFQQSTAAHKTLDFLSDNIIDYLSAKISAGADLVQIFDTWGGILSPHHYEEFSLRYMEKIVNELKVKTDKPVILFSKGIGPSYEKLINTQADVIGFDWTIEFSSVVNKVAGKKAIQGNLDPTVLYASEKTISEEADKILNAVGSTGHIFNLGHGIHPDTEPAKLKFLVNYVKEKSKRL
- the hemN gene encoding oxygen-independent coproporphyrinogen III oxidase → MNINLDILKKYDVPGPRYTSYPTAPQFNESFTHRYFVDEIIASNNEKTPPDLSLYFHIPFCDTLCYFCGCNMLITHDRKRVSTYIGYLKKEIDLVNKYLKTGRSVAQLHWGGGTPTHLTPAEINTLISYINHSFQIESNSENGCEIDPRGLSKEHLSALRSGGFNRISMGVQDFDEEVQKAVNRIQPEKMTKQVVGWVRELNFQSINLDLMYGLPFQKIKSFEKTLDATIEIAPDRIAVFNYAHVPWMKKHQALINPNDLPTPNEKLEILKLTVEKLTNARYIFIGMDHFAKSEDEMAVALHEKKMYRNFQGYSTNSGCDIYAFGVTAISQLENVYAQNWKSEKDYFSAIDKNQLPTWKGYRLSKDDLIRRTVIMKLMCDFELNIPKVNDELQINFNEYFSFGLENLKKMCEDGLVEIKNDSIKVSEMGRLLIRNIAMNFDGFIERKEDNARYSRTV
- the hemH gene encoding ferrochelatase; translation: MNEKTAIILFNLGGPNNLESVQPFLENLFRDPDIFKIPLFQGLIAKVISMARAPKVKKEYDIIGGSSPINYWTERQRKLLEKSLQEGFDNIEVFTAMRYWHPLIKDVANEISKKYYKRVILLPLYPQYSFSTTNSAYREWKRVFTSSQIEEVFIKNFNTNKFYINAVNQRIDETLQKFPKEIQKDVQLLFSAHGLPESFVKKGDPYPSQIRETIKLVMEAREHSHEFHLCYQSKVGPVKWLKPSTENTIQTVIESGKKNLLIVPISFVCDHVETLYELDIEYRHIAEQLSVEKYVVMEGLNDSELFILALKEEICERL